A region of the Zootoca vivipara chromosome 3, rZooViv1.1, whole genome shotgun sequence genome:
ACACCACAAAAAACATACCAAATGTTTAAAACACCCAGTGAAAAGGTAATTAGCAGTAACAATAAGCTGAGCAGCAGAAACAAGACAAAGGGATAATCAAGGCAATCCAAAAAAGACCTCCAGAAGAGAGCTACCATGGTCTGGCATCTGCAAGTTAGCAAGAAAACAAAGGCAAACTAGAAAGTCCTACAGTTTTGATGCccttgcagagaaggccctggctCATGTTGCCACCCACTGTGTTTCGGAAGGGGAGAACACACCAAAGCAGggcctctagagcagtgtttctcaaccttttttgggccacggcacacttgttccgtgaaaaaaatcacgaggcacaccaccattaaaaaagttaaaaaaattaactctgtgccaccctatactataattatgactgtaagaaacacttgccaaatattgctttccggcgggtcagtgctgtgtattggcgcccgccaggctcgtttgcactgagctttgggaaagaggaggagaaatattgctttccggcgggtcagcgttggctattggcagccgccaggcacgtgacaatgcaaatcgcccttctcgtcgccgcacgtcgcggcacaccagccagcgtctcgcagcacactagtgtgccgcggaacagcggttgagaaacgctgctctagaggTGTCCACAATAGGGCATTAATGCATATGTGGACTGCTGTTtccatgtgtgtgtatgtttgtttgtgtgtgtatgtacataaGTACAATTGTATGCCTCCCAAATCTATCCTGATGTTTCACATCCAAAATCCGAATTCAGTCTGTGTGTTTTGGACacagtggaggtggggagggaatggCTGCCACTTGAAAACATCATGTAGACACCACCAAAAAATCAGAGACACAAACAGCTTCAAGTGCACATTAGAAttcagtgtggacaagccctctgAGGAGGAGCCTCAgcccaccatttatttatttttggggggggggaatcaacatgGGAAGCACCACTTATAAGCagtgttttttctttccttttttctcatCGCTTCAATTACGCTAAGACAAGTTCACTTCTCTCTAGCGTCGCTCGCTTCGCTCTCCAgccctttcaccctcctctggtCCAGCAGGTGGAGCGCCAGCTAAAGCTTCCCACTCGACTCGGGCTACGGAAGCCCATCTTGCTCTTTCGGGGAAGCCTCGGCTGCAGgaggagggccatagctcagcgtgCAGCCAATCCGCGCCAGCCCTGCCAGTTAACAGAGCAGAATGGGCTGTAGTTTAGTGTAACAGGAAAGCTGCAAAACAGTGTGGAGTGCTCTCGGTGcaacattaaaaaagagagagagaaaaataagaaaggggaagacagagaagggagagttttttggtggtgggttttttgggttttttttagcagcCCAAACCTCAAAGTTTCCTAACTCTCAACGTGCTCGCTTGCCGGCGCTGGGGTTTGCGTCCTGCAAAAGGGGAGCCCCCTGGACTTTTCTTGGGCTGCGGTAACACGCCGCGACTATTGTTTGCgggtctcccctcccccctccccgaaatATGGCAAAGGTTCAGGTGAACAACGTCGTGGTGCTGGACAACCCTTCTCCTTTCTACAACCCTTTCCAATTCGAGATCACGTTCGAGTGCATCGAGGACCTGTCCGAAGGTGagtggatttcctcccccccccccggcgctggCCAAGCCCTTTCGGGCTTTTCCCCTTCCCAGGCTTAAAGTTTGCAAAggcctcgctgctgctgcttgctgctgttcCCTCTCCTCCACCGCCACCTCTGCATCTGGCATGACGGAAGGACGGTGGGCTTTGCAGCCgtcgcctcctcctctcccacccaACCCGGCAGCGCCCGCACCGTGCGCCCAGCTTCTCCGGTCTTCCGCTCACGAGGAAGGGAAACCTTTAAGTTGCAAGGAACTTGTTTGAGCGCTGGGAGCAGCCATGTTGCCAGCAttgtactgctgctgctgtgtgttggAGGGGGTGGCGGGGCGCGTACGCGAGAGGAGGAGGGCTCAACGGAAACACCTCGCACGCTTCGGGTTGGTGTGGGGGGAGGCGAGCCGGGAGAGGCACAACTACCCAGTGCAAAGGAACCAAAGGGGTGCtataggtttggggggggggctgagaacACCTGCAAGTTAAGTGGTTTCCACTCATCCGCTTTTAGTGCTCgcatgaaggggtgtgtgtgacatgtTTAAAACgctttagaaaaacaacaacagaattttaacgatgcctttttaaaaaaggccttaAAAGTACTTCTGGTACTACTTTACGTTTGCATAACTTTTTAATTGTGACACCCCTTTCAGACGGAAGTTTCCTTTGGGGAACGCCCTGGAGGTTTgtagtgtgtgtgttgtttttcgtCTGGATAGCCTAACAAGCCTCTCTTCGGACCTCCACTCTTGCCCCTCTCGGGGTAGTGAGGTCAGCAACCCTTTCCCTACGAGAGTTAGCTGGCAACTTCTGCCCTCACCCTTCAGAAACGTCTCTGCCCTAGGCAGGCAGGAAGAACAAATACTTAAAGCCTCTTCCAGAACTTGCTATCCTAACCTACTGTCTAGTgagaagtcctgttgaattcagcagggtttactcccaggtaacagGTTAGGACCACAGCCTCAACCACTAAATATTACGAAGTCATGCAGTAATTGAGCAGAAGGCTACAGTTGTCTAGATTAACACTTAAAAGTGCTAGTAATGTACAGTATTGACAAACCTCTTCAAAACAATTTTTCAGTATTGTAAAACATTTCCTTGGAGGTAAATACTAATTATTTTCAGTCAGCCCTGCTAGTTTTCAATATTTGCTTTCAAATAAATGTAAACATCATTGAGTTAATGTCAACTGGCTTTACTAATGTTAAGAGACTACAAtgattttttgtgttttattttaggtAAAGCAAAAGTACTaaaaggcttttctttttctaatgtaGATTTGGAATGGAAAATTATCTACGTGGGCTCCGCAGAAAGCGAGGAGTACGATCAAGTTCTAGATTCAGTTTTGGTGGGCCCTGTTCCTGCAGGAAGACATATGTTTGTATTTCAGGCAAGTCTGCTTTTAAACATTTAGGAAATTCTAAAacattgtgtgtgtttatgttcaGATGGCTACTTTTGCCACAAGCAGTCACAAATTACATGTGACTGAAGATCAGTACTGCTCTTtgctttaaaacaggcacccccaaactgtggccctccagatgttttggcctacaactctcatgatccctagctaacaggaccagtggccagggatgatgggaattgtagtccaaaacatctggagggccgaagtctggggatgcctgctttaaaaggaTAGAAAATGTTCAGTAATGTTTAACCCAAGGCTGGACAACTCTTCCTCTGGGTGCTGATTTTTAACCAAGAACATGGGGACATACATACCCAAGCATGTTAGCTATTCATCATAAACAGTAAGTTGGCTCTGCTCTAGAAGAGAGAGAGTTGCTACAAAAAAATCTCTTCTGGGAATAGAAGGGAGGGAAATACTGTATATGGGGTAATAAATTTAATTTCAGTAggattttttttagtgttttagaGGAATGGTTTTCATGCATTTTTCATGAATACAGTAACATAAGCTATGTGCATGCAATCGTAGGTAATATTTTGGTCATCAGACTTGCAACTGCTCACACTGAGTATGAATGAGTTAGATATCACCAAACTTTTCAGGGGAGGCTGTGTGTCCTCCTGCTTTCTGACGTGCAACTGGTGGATGTGCAGGATATTGACTTCTTTGTAAATGTGCCTGGGCTCTGGAATTTACAACCCTAGGggggccatctagcccagtctCCAAATCATCAAGAGGGCTGTAAAGGATTGTCATTTTTGTAGACGGCTTTTAACATTATCTGAACCCATGAGTTAATTGTTATGTTGCTTCTGGTCACCTCCTTAATTGGCGGCAATATAGATGCATACATAAAATTTGTGAGCCTCATTGGGACCTCCGTGGGGCCAAAAATCTGCCCAAAAATATTAAGAGCACACAATGCTTTTTGGGTGGAGTGTTCTTTAGGAAAGGAGAAAACAATGCATTTAGAGGCCACTGAACACTTTGTGACTTGCAATTGCAGCACAGAATGCACTTCCTAATACACTTTAGTTCTGTGCATCTCTCCGCAAGGGGATTATTACAGTGTTATGTAGTTGCATTTGTATGTAGCTGGTTTTAACCATGGTGTGTTCAACAAGCCAATATTTTGTTTCCCCAAAGTTTGATTTGTTACCCAGTGGCTCTTGCCTTGTGCCTCTGTAGCTTGGTGTGTGTCTAGTTTGGAGCTACTAAGCAGACCATGGTTAGGTAAGGCTGCTAGGCTCAGACaagacaaaccatagttaaaactagCTGTGGTTTGTACGCCAACAACAAACTGGCTTCACATAATGGTTTGTTGTCAGGAAAAAAATGATTAGTCTGCTGGGCAGGGTTCAGATATTTAAATGAACCATGGCTTAACATTATGtgcagatgggtgggtgggtgtgaatccACACAGCTAAAAGCTGTGGTGTTTGCTCTTTTGGGTAAAAAATTAAGGAAGTTTGGGTACAACCTGGTTTGTTTTACTAAAGGAAGtccacaaaaaaccccactagtAACAAGTTAAAAGAcctcacaaaaataaaatgagcTTGGAATATAACTAATCTATACCAAGGAGCTGAAACAATTACAGGATGGTCCTTGACTGAAAACCTGAAGATTAGAACTTTTCTGCTTCTTAGTTCAATTGGCATCAGTAAGTACTGTGTCAAATCTCTTATCTTGTGAGCATAGTGGTTTCCAAACAAAAAAAGTGGGAGAGCTTTGGTCaatcttgtgttttgttttgttttttgctgcaggcAGATGCTCCTAATCCAGGACTAATTCCTGATGCAGATGCTGTAGGAGTCACAGTTGTGTTAATCACCTGCACCTACAGAGGTCAAGAATTTATTAGAGTTGGCTATTATGTGAACAATGAATATACTGAAACAGAATTGAGAGAAAACCCTCCAGTAAAGCCAGATTTTTCTAAGGTAGGAGTTATTACGCTTTGCTTATCTATTAAAATCCTATTGTTACCTAGAATTAAAATGCTAAGAAATAAATCGGCAAgtcaaattttaaaaagaagttgtcCTGAATTTGTTCTAAGACTGCTTCAGAAGTCAAGAGTATCTGATGCAACTCCAAAATGTTGATGTGAATGTCCTTGTTTTGCAGCTCCAGAGGAATATTTTGGCATCTAACCCCAGGGTCACAAGATTCCACATTAACTGGGAGGACAACACTGAAAAACTGACAGATGCAGAGAGCAGCAACCCAAACCTTCAGTCACTCCTTTCTACAGATGCACTGCCTTCTGCTTCAAAAGGATGGTCAACATCAGAAAATTCACTAAATGTTATGTTAGAATCTCATATGGACTGCATGTGACCCGACTTACCTTTCAGTGCTATGTATGTGTTAGGATGTAGACAGCAcagagacacacatacacacagatacacacacaccatcaccAGAAACCATTTCCCGGGAATTACATATTCAACATGTgaagaattcattttaaaaaaccccacattctgTAGAAAGTTTATAAGGAAAAAGTATTTGAGTggatgtataaataaaaattatttttaagtaATTCTGAGGGTTTGCTTAGTCCATACTAAGtatattattaaaacatttatttaccgtattttttcctCCCCTGCAGGCTGGGTGGGGGTTGAGGGAAATATAGGAAGTTAGATATCTCATAGaatagttggaaggtaccctgaggatcatctattctagtccaacgccctgcagtgcaggaatatgcagctgtcccttatggggatcgaacctgcaaccttggggttatcagcaccacactctaaccaactgagctgaagAAGTTAAATCTACTACTTGTTTAATACATATGCAAGACTATTCTAAACAGCCTCTGTTTGGAAAGCAGGAAGCGTAGCATAAACCACAGCTGCCTTTTCAAGGCACATACGACTTTAACAACACGATTTAGTCCAGCATCAAAACGTTTGTGTGGAATACTACTGTGCGTGTACTATGAggtttcccccccacccttctcACACGCGCTGTTCGTGGCATGCCATGCAGTGTTACCACAGAAAGAAATACTGGGCTAAAAGGTTTGTGCTGGCCTAGATGCATGTGCTCTTGGATCATAGACACTAAACTCAAATCCTCCACTGCACCAAAATAATAAGTCatgcacattacagtagtcctcATCAAGCAGTAAGGCTTACAAACGCTTATGTGTAAGTTGTGGCTTAAAATATTTATCAGCCTGCCAGCCACATACTTGGTCTGAGACCTCCCACACACTGGCCCATTGCATGAAACATGATGAATAGAATTTAAAGCAACAGAAGCTGAAGGCGCCTGGGACAGCATCAGGAACcccccaaactacaattcccatcatccctgaccactggtcctgttagctagggatcgtgggagttgtaggccaaaacatctggagggccgcagtttggggatgcctgctctatatgcgCACAAGTGTGATTATTTTATATTTGATGCTATATAgtgtgggaagaaaggggaactGAACTCCTGGGCCAAACAAGATCCTAAATGTCTCGCTGGGAGATAAAAGTGtattcttaaaaaggtaaagggacccctgacaattaggtctagttgcggacgactctggggtcgcggcgctcatcttgctttacagtggtgcctcgcttaacgaatgccctgcttaacaaaattttcgcttaacgaaaggtttttttctagcggaggttacctcgctagacgaattcgttttcgtctagcgaattgcggtttcccataggaatgcattgaaatttaattaatgcgttcctgtgggcaaaaaaaattgcatttcaatgcattcctatgagattcgctagacgaattttttcgttataagaaaagccccgtggaacgaattaaattcgtctagcgaggcaccactgtactggccgagggagccggcgtacagcttcggggtcatgtggccagcatgactaagccgcttctggcaaatgcagagcagcgcatggaaacgtttaccttcccgccagagtggtacctaccagtatttatctacttgcactttgacgtgctttcgaactgctaggttggcaggagcagggaccaagcaacgggagttcaccccgtcgcggggattcgaaccgccgaccttctgatcggcaagccctaagctctgcggtttaacccacagcgccacccacgtcccgtatTCTTCTTAGGTCCTCGCAAAGAGAAAACACAACTGGGCCGAAATATTGGAAAAGGTTCACTGTGACAGATGACTAGTCCGTTTATTCCGGTTCTGCCCAACTGGCAATGGCCTCCTAGGGTCcctacacagccctgctccatGACACAAAACTAGAGATAGACGCCCTGGGTTCATCCAATGCAGTTGAACTTCAGGAGATacgggacagacaaaaggaagtattgTAAAATATAAACTTGGGGGTTTGCTACAACAGGGTGTGAAAATATGGTCCCCAAGCTAGATGGCTTAAAAGGGACTGGATTAAAAATTGAGGATAAAGGCTATGTGGCAATAAGGTTGAGTACCAGCAGATGGGAAACTGGAAGAAACCTACTgacctcatgtcctgcttgtgagcttaaCCATAGCTATTtgcccactgtgggaacagaatgctagactaaaTGGACCCTCAGTCTGAACTAGCAGAACTACTCTCATGTTCTGAAGAGTCCTTTAAAATTAAGAGCTTGCAGATTAAAGTTAGGGCATCCTGTGTGCAAAGCACATCGAGCCTTCTGGGAATAAAAAGACATGTTTTGTCATGTATAGACACATCAGCATCTTGAGGTAGGACTCAAAACTCAAGTCCTGTTTCCTACAGAGTGCTTTTCCCTCAATGAACTATTACCAAGAGTTATATTGCATGTGAATACCGGTAATACTAAAAAAATCCACTCCTTCATTACAACCTAAAGATGTAGATATTTTCAGAAGGTAATTGTCAACTGCCTCCTCCCCCAATATAAACAAAAATTCCAActgcagttgaatgtgcatttgGATGTCTCCTTTTACCTGCACTTGTGGATCCAATTCCTGCTGTAAGTACAGAACGTGGAGTAATCTTTACTGCGTATTTCAGAAACTGAGATTTCCCTGTTCCAGGATCACCAACCAGTAAAAGATGTGATTCACCTTGCAGGGAAACAAATGCACAAGTGTTTGCTAAAGCAGCATTTTAGATTAATTATTCGGTGCAAGGCCAATGAAATAATGGAACACTAGAAATATGATGTCATCATGCCTGCCAATTTCCagtattttaaatgaaaagccTTATTTTTAATCCTGCTTTCCATGAAAAGATAGTCACAAAGTGGCAGTTTTATCATATGTGCTTGAATGCATGTACACTCACAAAAACAGAAGGATCTCACCCACCTGCCCTGTGTGCTCCATCTGCTCTGACCCCTGAACCAGAAATGCCCACATGTATTGAATACAACATGTGTTGAATGCTACCTGCATACTGCAACCCTGATACTGAACCCTGGATACCAGGATTCAGATTACCATTCAcccatgaagatcactgggttaccttgggccagttgcaggatctcagcctaaccaacctcacaggtattggcaaaataaaatgaaagtgcaccaccctgagcttcttataggaatatattattttttaaaaaatgtaaccccAAAATTTGCTAAGGAAGGATCATGTGCTGAAAGGTTTATGGAAACGTCCTAGAGACTAAttgcctttttttgtttgttctcatTACaattatgcttttattttattttcgctTATTTTCGCTCACATTCAAAAACCTCTTAGGATTATATCCAACTACGCAAGTGGTGACATTTACTGCCCAGCACACAGCACTTCTGCCCCTCCACACAAGGAAAAGCAGTTGGCTGAAAATTCTACAGTAACAGATCTAAGAAAAAATGACAGGCAAGTATGGAAAGAAAAGACTGGAATCAAATTATTTGAAGTTTCAGGCTGTCAAAACATACTGGCCTTGCTCCCATgtcacttcaaaccatggttaacTATTGTTTAAAGATGAACACAAAGCATGCTGGTGCATAGGGCTAaaattgcagctgctttgctgctACTTCTGTGTTGTCGGCAGCAAAGCCATGGTTTCACTAAGCATCATGTCCAAACCTAGACTCATCTTTTGTTTCTCCCCACACAACCATGAGTGGTAAGCCACAAACAAACCTTGGTTGTAGCTCAGGGTTTATTTCGAGAGCAACAAAATGAGTCTGAGTTTAGATGCAACACGCAACAACAGAAGGGGTAGAAGAGCAAGGTACTCGCAATTGTAGCCTAATGCACCCAGCACATTCACCTTTAATCATAGTTAACTATGGTTTACCACAGAGGTCGGCAACCGAAGGCCCATGGGCCATTTCCAGTCCATGAGCTTCCTGGAATCGGCCCACAGCTGTTCTGTGGATCAGCGTGGGGATTCTGTGCTCTTTTTTCCCCCCGTggcgccatttcccccctcactgtagggACCGATTTCCAGGTTGAAAgagcgccagaaatagcatgtGCCATGCGCACGGGCGCTCCTTCGTCccagaagtgtgctggaaatagtgtgtgcgcacATGCAGGCACGCATGCTCCGGCCCACCGAGAGGTCTGCCGGGGAGTGGACCGGCCCAGTCTCAAAAaatgttgccaacccctggtttagCATGATGTGTGAACAAGGCTTTTGTGAGATTTTGCTCTTTCCCCTCCAAAATCTGgtcaaatatttcttttaatgttATTAACTTGCTGTTGGattaattaaatttaaagaagtcataaaaaaatatttttaaactacTACGATAAGCATCACAACAATGTTATGACAAAGTGACACAATCCTGTGAAGTagtagtcatacctcatgttacgtccgcttcagaATGCGTCTTTTTGGGATACGgatgcgccaaacctggaagtcccagaacgggttacttctgggttcagcatgcacacatgcgcagaagtgccaaattacGTAACGCGCCTGCGCAGAcacggcgcttcaggatgcggccttttcaggttgcgaacgggcctctggaacggatcccgttcgcaaccagaggtaccactgtacagcaaattTAAAGCTGTCTTTGTGACTGTTGGTATTGTTCCTCAAAATGTACAACATACAGTTGCTTTCTAGAGTTTTTAGGGATATGATAACTTACGTGAGTGTCTTTCAC
Encoded here:
- the ASF1A gene encoding histone chaperone ASF1A, translated to MAKVQVNNVVVLDNPSPFYNPFQFEITFECIEDLSEDLEWKIIYVGSAESEEYDQVLDSVLVGPVPAGRHMFVFQANAPNPGLIPDADAVGVTVVLITCTYRGQEFIRVGYYVNNEYTETELRENPPVKPDFSKLQRNILASNPRVTRFHINWEDNTEKLTDAESSNPNLQSLLSTDALPSASKGWSTSENSLNVMLESHMDCM